In the genome of Molothrus aeneus isolate 106 chromosome 5, BPBGC_Maene_1.0, whole genome shotgun sequence, one region contains:
- the H1-0 gene encoding histone H1.0, which produces MSDSPIPLPPAPATKPKRARSARRPAAHPAYSDMIKAAIRADKSRGGASRQSIQKYVKSNYKVGQNADVQIRLAIRRLLATGVLKQTKGVGASGSFRLAKRKRSPSRKRSPSRKRSPSRKRSPSRKRKKTARRSTSPRKPARSRKARSPAKKPKSAARKARKKSRSPKKAKKPKTVKAKSLKASKPKKARRSKSRAKSGARKSPKKK; this is translated from the coding sequence ATGAGCGACAGCCCGATCCCACTGCCACCGGCTCCGGCCACCAAGCCCAAGCGGGCCCGCTCAGCGCGGCGGCCGGCGGCCCACCCTGCGTACTCGGACATGATCAAGGCGGCCATCCGGGCCGACAAGAGCCGCGGTGGCGCATCCCGGCAGTCCATCCAGAAGTACGTGAAGAGCAACTACAAGGTGGGCCAGAACGCCGACGTCCAGATCAGGCTGGCCATTCGGCGCCTGCTGGCCACCGGAGTCCTCAAGCAGACCAAAGGAGTTGGTGCCTCCGGCTCTTTCCGCCTAGCCAAGCGGAAGAGGTCTCCGTCCAGGAAGAGGTCTCCGTCCAGGAAGAGGTCTCCGTCCAGGAAGAGGTCTCCTtccaggaagaggaagaagacagCCAGGAGATCCACTTCTCCCCGGAAGCCGGCTAGGTCCCGGAAAGCCAGGTCTCCGGCCAAGAAGCCCAAGTCTGCCGCCAGGAAGGCCAGGAAGAAGTCAAGGAGCCCGAAGAAAGCCAAGAAGCCAAAGACTGTTAAGGCCAAATCCCTGAAGGCGTCCAAACCCAAGAAGGCAAGGCGGTCGAAATCCAGAGCCAAGTCCGGTGCCCGCAAGTCGCCCAAGAAGAAGTGA